The Medicago truncatula cultivar Jemalong A17 chromosome 4, MtrunA17r5.0-ANR, whole genome shotgun sequence genome includes a region encoding these proteins:
- the LOC25491993 gene encoding uncharacterized protein, which produces MRSMQSRSNLDCFLHHTTPIVPSKFLQKHEIRNLNRLWHPCDRETVEYFTLSDLWNCFNEWSAYGVGVPINFKNEETLVQYYVPYLSAIQIFTTNNFREEIDSGSETRDSFSDSYSDDSECDKLWTSSEEGASEQDSLWHMNDRLGHLYFQYFEKSTPYGRVPLIDKINGLAERYPGLMSLKSVDLSPASWMAVAWYPIYHIPMGRTIKDLSTCFLTYHTLSSSFQDMDLDNEMEETQEKRKDGEGISLQPFGLATYKMQGNLWVSGKCGRDQEKLVSLCSVADSWLKQLKVHHHDFNYFMGIRHG; this is translated from the exons ATGAGATCAATGCAATCTAGGTCTAACCTTGATTGCTTTCTTCACCATACAACACCTATTGTACCATCTAAGTTTCTACAAAAG CATGAGATTAGAAACCTTAACCGTTTATGGCATCCGTGTGATAGAGAAACAGTTGAATATTTCACTCTGAGTGATCTTTGGAATTGTTTCAATGAATGGAGTGCCTATGGAGTTGGAGTTCCAATCAACTTTAAAAATGAGGAGACACTTGTCCAATACTATGTTCCTTACCTCTCTGCAATACAAATATTTACAACCAATAATTTCag AGAAGAGATTGATTCTGGTAGTGAGACAAGGGATTCGTTCAGCGATTCTTACAGCGACGATAGCGAGTGTGATAAGCTATGGACATCATCAGAAGAAGGAGCATCTGAGCAAGATAGTCTCTGGCATATGAATGATCGATTGGGTCATCTCTATTTCCAGTATTTTGAAAAATCAACTCCATATGGAAGAGTTCCTCTAATTGATAAG ATTAATGGGTTAGCAGAAAGATACCCAGGGTTGATGTCACTTAAAAGTGTTGATCTTTCACCAGCAAGTTGGATGGCAGTTGCTTG GTACCCAATATATCATATTCCCATGGGAAGAACAATTAAAGATCTTTCAACATGTTTCCTCACTTACCACACACTTTCATCTTCATTTCAAG ATATGGACCTTGATAATGAGATGGAAGAGACTCAAGAGAAGAGGAAGGATGGTGAAGGCATCTCTTTGCAACCATTTGGTTTAGCCACGTACAAGATGCAAGGGAATTTGTGGGTCTCTGGAAAATGTGGTAGGGACCAAGAAAAGCTGGTTTCACTATGTAGTGTGGCAGATTCATGGTTGAAGCAACTTAAGGTCCACCATCATGACTTTAATTACTTCATGGGCATTAGGCATGGCTAA